The proteins below come from a single Beutenbergia cavernae DSM 12333 genomic window:
- a CDS encoding extracellular solute-binding protein — MTIQHPPAPRGFSRRGFLQLGGGAALVAAAGPALTACSGGGDDITFMYWGSAYEQTAIKDMLGKYNEEKSNEVPVNGQYTPVGDYETKISSLVAANTPPDIGYLGVGQMYDLAGKDQLLNLYDYVDAYPELTDRLPSSYFWYGPDKLAANQLAMGMQILYFNTDSFEAAGLERPPFEATSAWSWDEFVEAAIALTLDDEGRNPSESGFDASNVAQFGTIAPFGGGGLNALLASNGAGYVSEDGLQYTLDSAEAITVLQNIQDLVYEHRVAPSPAQLGKNAPTTSVQLQTQRVAMIVDGNWAMLDLLESEVPFGVAVLPQYQVPLTATGGAAGAIFAATEHPEEAVELYLYYNDPENVDLFQNGLWAPLQEKYYTDEAEIAKWVGDDFPEHFREVAIDTTLNHGVTNWDQQTKNSDSLWQKITPAMESLQTGDATAEEVAQGLREEIEPLLEGTWPVQEL; from the coding sequence GTGACCATCCAGCACCCACCCGCCCCCCGCGGATTCTCTCGCCGCGGCTTTCTCCAGCTCGGCGGCGGCGCCGCCCTGGTCGCCGCTGCCGGGCCGGCTCTGACCGCCTGCAGCGGCGGTGGCGACGACATCACGTTCATGTACTGGGGCTCTGCCTACGAGCAGACGGCCATCAAGGACATGCTCGGCAAGTACAACGAGGAGAAGTCCAACGAGGTCCCGGTCAACGGGCAGTACACACCCGTCGGTGACTACGAGACCAAGATCTCGAGCCTCGTCGCGGCCAACACCCCGCCCGACATCGGGTACCTGGGCGTCGGGCAGATGTACGACCTCGCCGGCAAGGACCAGCTGCTCAACCTCTACGACTACGTCGACGCGTACCCCGAGCTGACCGACCGACTGCCGAGCTCGTACTTCTGGTACGGGCCGGACAAGCTCGCGGCGAACCAGCTCGCGATGGGCATGCAGATCCTGTACTTCAACACCGACTCGTTCGAGGCGGCAGGGCTGGAGCGGCCGCCGTTCGAAGCGACCTCCGCCTGGTCGTGGGACGAGTTCGTGGAGGCGGCGATCGCCCTCACGCTCGACGACGAGGGGCGCAACCCGTCGGAGAGCGGCTTCGACGCGTCGAACGTCGCACAGTTCGGCACGATCGCGCCGTTCGGGGGAGGCGGACTCAACGCGCTGCTCGCGTCCAACGGCGCCGGCTACGTCAGCGAGGACGGCCTGCAGTACACGCTCGACTCGGCGGAGGCGATCACGGTCCTGCAGAACATCCAGGACCTCGTCTACGAGCACCGGGTGGCGCCCTCGCCGGCCCAGCTCGGGAAGAACGCTCCGACGACGTCGGTCCAGCTCCAGACGCAACGCGTCGCCATGATCGTCGACGGCAACTGGGCGATGCTCGACCTGCTCGAGAGCGAGGTTCCGTTCGGCGTCGCCGTCCTCCCTCAGTACCAGGTGCCGCTGACCGCGACGGGCGGTGCCGCGGGGGCGATCTTCGCCGCCACCGAGCACCCGGAGGAGGCCGTCGAGCTCTACCTCTACTACAACGACCCGGAGAACGTGGACCTCTTCCAGAACGGCCTCTGGGCGCCGCTCCAGGAGAAGTACTACACGGACGAGGCAGAGATCGCGAAGTGGGTGGGTGACGACTTCCCGGAGCACTTCCGCGAGGTCGCGATCGACACGACCCTCAATCACGGCGTGACGAACTGGGACCAGCAGACGAAGAACTCCGACTCGCTGTGGCAGAAGATCACGCCGGCGATGGAGAGCCTGCAGACGGGCGACGCGACGGCCGAGGAGGTGGCCCAGGGGCTGCGCGAGGAGATCGAGCCGCTCCTGGAGGGCACGTGGCCGGTCCAGGAGCTGTGA
- a CDS encoding carbohydrate ABC transporter permease, with translation MTATVDARPRTPSSPPTRGRSKAGRIEGRWGVMMALPAIIGFVAFTLAPMIASLFISLTDWTIGAAPQFVGVENYVRMFSADSSFFSSLWATVYYTLGAVPLSIIVAFVVALLLNANVRGQSVFRVIYYIPAIVPIVANSMLWIWLFNPDFGLLNSALARVGLPGSDWIFAEETAVPSLILMATWGFGNIAVIFLAGLQGVPRHLYEAISVDGGGAWSKFRHITLPMMTPVIFYSVVTGVIGALQVFVQAAVMTEGGPNDATLFFVYYLYRTAFTNNEMGYASALAWILFLIIMAITVLLFRNSNKWVYYEAGTGR, from the coding sequence ATGACCGCAACCGTCGACGCCAGGCCGCGCACGCCGTCGTCACCCCCGACGCGCGGACGTAGCAAGGCCGGCCGCATCGAGGGCCGTTGGGGAGTGATGATGGCGCTCCCGGCCATCATCGGGTTCGTCGCGTTCACGCTGGCCCCGATGATCGCGTCCCTGTTCATCAGCCTGACTGACTGGACGATCGGTGCCGCCCCGCAGTTCGTCGGCGTCGAGAACTACGTGCGGATGTTCTCCGCTGACTCGAGCTTCTTCTCGTCGCTCTGGGCGACGGTGTACTACACGCTCGGTGCGGTTCCGCTGTCGATCATCGTGGCGTTCGTCGTCGCGCTGCTGCTCAACGCGAACGTCCGGGGCCAGAGCGTCTTCCGCGTCATCTACTACATCCCCGCGATCGTGCCGATCGTCGCGAACAGCATGCTGTGGATCTGGCTGTTCAACCCGGACTTCGGGCTCCTGAACTCGGCCCTGGCGCGCGTCGGTCTCCCGGGGTCGGACTGGATCTTCGCCGAGGAGACGGCGGTTCCGTCGCTCATCCTCATGGCGACGTGGGGCTTCGGGAACATCGCCGTGATCTTCCTCGCGGGGCTCCAGGGGGTGCCGCGGCACCTGTACGAGGCGATCTCGGTGGACGGCGGCGGCGCGTGGAGCAAGTTCCGGCACATCACGTTGCCGATGATGACGCCGGTCATCTTCTACAGCGTCGTGACCGGCGTCATCGGGGCGTTGCAGGTGTTCGTCCAGGCCGCCGTCATGACGGAGGGCGGGCCGAACGACGCCACGCTGTTCTTCGTCTACTACCTCTACCGCACGGCCTTCACGAACAACGAGATGGGCTACGCCAGCGCGCTCGCCTGGATCCTGTTCCTCATCATCATGGCGATCACCGTTCTCCTCTTCCGCAACTCCAACAAGTGGGTCTACTACGAGGCAGGGACGGGACGATGA